The following are encoded together in the Fundulus heteroclitus isolate FHET01 chromosome 19, MU-UCD_Fhet_4.1, whole genome shotgun sequence genome:
- the pccb gene encoding propionyl-CoA carboxylase beta chain, mitochondrial isoform X1, translating to MMAAFSVARSSCGLFSGLRVSFRSLAHIKYGAAAAAAASPQTPLPPDCRRYSVSHLSVRERIEQKRKAALIGGGQKRIDAQHKRGKLTARERVELLLDAESFVETDMFVEHRCSDFGMEQDSNKFPGDSVVTGRGRINGRLVYVFSQVLTAGLRAESGGRVPRSVIYTLSALFQDFTVFGGSLSGAHAQKICKVMDQAMTVGAPVIGLNDSGGARIQEGVESLAGYADIFLRNVLASGVVPQISLIMGPCAGGAVYSPALTDFTFMVKDTSYLFITGPDVVKSVTNEDVTQEELGGAKTHTTVSGVAHRAFENDVEALLNLREFFNFLPLSNQDPAPVRECHDPSDRLVKSLDTIVPFESTKAYDMLDIIHAIVDERDFFEIMPNYAKNIVVGFARMNGRTVGIVGNQPKVASGCLDINSSVKGARFVRFCDAFNIPIITFVDVPGFLPGTAQEYGGIIRHGAKLLYAYAEATVPKITVITRKAYGGAYDVMSSKHLRGDVNYAWPTAEVAVMGAKGAVQIIFRGKENQAEAEAEYVEKFANPFPAAVRGFVDDIIEPSTTRRKICSDLEVLASKKQVNPWKKHANIPL from the exons ATGATGGCGGCCTTCAGTGTGGCTCGTAGCAGTTGCGGGCTGTTCAGCGGTTTGAGGGTCTCCTTCAGGAGTTTAGCGCACATCAAATATGGCGCAGCAGCTGCAGCGGCGGCCTCACCACAGACCCCTCTCCCGCCGGACTGTCGCCGGTACTCGGTCAGCCACCTGTCCGTGAGGGAGAGGATCGAACAGAAACGGAAGGCGGCGCTGATCGGGGGAGGTCAGAAGAGAATAGATGCACAACACAAGAGG GGCAAGCTGACAGCCAGGGAACGAGTGGAGCTCCTGCTGGACGCAGAGTCGTTCGTGGAGACGGACATGTTTGTGGAACACCGCTGCTCTGACTTTGGCATGGAGCAGGACAGCAACAAG TTTCCTGGCGACAGCGTCGTGACGGGCCGCGGCAGGATCAACGGCAGGCTGGTGTACGTGTTCAGCCAGGTACTGACGGCGGGCCTTCGAGCAGAAAGCGGCGGACGCGTTCCACGCTCTGTGATTTACaccctctctgctttgtttcagGACTTCACCGTGTTCGGGGGCAGCTTGTCTGGAGCTCATGCACAGAAGATCTGCAAG GTCATGGATCAGGCCATGACGGTCGGGGCTCCTGTGATCGGACTGAacgactctggaggagctcgGATCCAGGAGGGCGTGGAGTCCCTGGCCGGATATGCCGACATATTTCTG AGGAACGTTTTGGCTTCAGGAGTCGTCCCTCAGATCTCCCTCATCATGGGCCCCTGTGCAGGAGGGGCCGTGTACTCCCCGGCCCTCACAGATTTCACCTTCATGGTCAAG GACACGTCGTACCTGTTCATCACGGGGCCCGACGTGGTGAAGTCCGTGACCAACGAAGACGTGACGCAGGAGGAGCTCGGTGGGGCCAAGACTCACACCACCGTTTCTG GTGTGGCTCACCGCGCTTTTGAGAACGACGTGGAGGCTTTGCTGAACCTACGCGAGTTCTTCAACTTCCTTCCACTGAGTAATCAGGATCCAGCGCCCGTCAGGGAATGCCACGACCCCAG TGACCGTCTGGTGAAATCGTTAGACACCATCGTCCCGTTTGAGTCAACGAAAGCCTACGACATGTTGGACATCATCCACGCA ATAGTGGACGAGAGGGACTTCTTCGAGATCATGCCCAACTACGCCAAGAACATCGTGGTCGGATTTGCCAGAATGAACGGCCGCACGGTGGGGATTGTGGGCAATCAGCCCAAAGTGGCTTCTG GCTGTTTGGACATCAACTCCTCGGTGAAAGGAGCCCGCTTTGTTCGCTTCTGCGACGCCTTCAACATTCCCATCATCACGTTCGTGGACGTGCCCGGGTTTCTGCCAG GTACGGCTCAGGAGTACGGAGGCATCATCAGACACGGGGCCAAGCTGCTGTACGCCTACGCGGAGGCCACGGTGCCTAAAATAACCGTCATCACCAGAAAG GCTTACGGAGGAGCCTACGATGTAATGAGCTCCAAGCACTTAAGGGGAGACGTGAATTACGCCTGGCCAACGGCTGAAGTTGCCGTCATGGGTGCCAAG GGTGCCGTTCAGATCATCTTCAGAGGAAAGGAAAACCAGGCGGAGGCGGAGGCTGAATACGTGGAGAAGTTTGCCAACCCCTTCCCGGCCGCCGTCAGAG GCTTCGTCGACGACATCATCGAGCCCTCGACCACCCGCAGGAAGATCTGCAGCGACCTGGAGGTGCTGGCCAGCAAGAAGCAGGTCAATCCGTGGAAGAAGCACGCCAACATTCCTCTGTGA
- the pccb gene encoding propionyl-CoA carboxylase beta chain, mitochondrial isoform X2 has protein sequence MMAAFSVARSSCGLFSGLRVSFRSLAHIKYGAAAAAAASPQTPLPPDCRRYSVSHLSVRERIEQKRKAALIGGGQKRIDAQHKRGKLTARERVELLLDAESFVETDMFVEHRCSDFGMEQDSNKFPGDSVVTGRGRINGRLVYVFSQDFTVFGGSLSGAHAQKICKVMDQAMTVGAPVIGLNDSGGARIQEGVESLAGYADIFLRNVLASGVVPQISLIMGPCAGGAVYSPALTDFTFMVKDTSYLFITGPDVVKSVTNEDVTQEELGGAKTHTTVSGVAHRAFENDVEALLNLREFFNFLPLSNQDPAPVRECHDPSDRLVKSLDTIVPFESTKAYDMLDIIHAIVDERDFFEIMPNYAKNIVVGFARMNGRTVGIVGNQPKVASGCLDINSSVKGARFVRFCDAFNIPIITFVDVPGFLPGTAQEYGGIIRHGAKLLYAYAEATVPKITVITRKAYGGAYDVMSSKHLRGDVNYAWPTAEVAVMGAKGAVQIIFRGKENQAEAEAEYVEKFANPFPAAVRGFVDDIIEPSTTRRKICSDLEVLASKKQVNPWKKHANIPL, from the exons ATGATGGCGGCCTTCAGTGTGGCTCGTAGCAGTTGCGGGCTGTTCAGCGGTTTGAGGGTCTCCTTCAGGAGTTTAGCGCACATCAAATATGGCGCAGCAGCTGCAGCGGCGGCCTCACCACAGACCCCTCTCCCGCCGGACTGTCGCCGGTACTCGGTCAGCCACCTGTCCGTGAGGGAGAGGATCGAACAGAAACGGAAGGCGGCGCTGATCGGGGGAGGTCAGAAGAGAATAGATGCACAACACAAGAGG GGCAAGCTGACAGCCAGGGAACGAGTGGAGCTCCTGCTGGACGCAGAGTCGTTCGTGGAGACGGACATGTTTGTGGAACACCGCTGCTCTGACTTTGGCATGGAGCAGGACAGCAACAAG TTTCCTGGCGACAGCGTCGTGACGGGCCGCGGCAGGATCAACGGCAGGCTGGTGTACGTGTTCAGCCAG GACTTCACCGTGTTCGGGGGCAGCTTGTCTGGAGCTCATGCACAGAAGATCTGCAAG GTCATGGATCAGGCCATGACGGTCGGGGCTCCTGTGATCGGACTGAacgactctggaggagctcgGATCCAGGAGGGCGTGGAGTCCCTGGCCGGATATGCCGACATATTTCTG AGGAACGTTTTGGCTTCAGGAGTCGTCCCTCAGATCTCCCTCATCATGGGCCCCTGTGCAGGAGGGGCCGTGTACTCCCCGGCCCTCACAGATTTCACCTTCATGGTCAAG GACACGTCGTACCTGTTCATCACGGGGCCCGACGTGGTGAAGTCCGTGACCAACGAAGACGTGACGCAGGAGGAGCTCGGTGGGGCCAAGACTCACACCACCGTTTCTG GTGTGGCTCACCGCGCTTTTGAGAACGACGTGGAGGCTTTGCTGAACCTACGCGAGTTCTTCAACTTCCTTCCACTGAGTAATCAGGATCCAGCGCCCGTCAGGGAATGCCACGACCCCAG TGACCGTCTGGTGAAATCGTTAGACACCATCGTCCCGTTTGAGTCAACGAAAGCCTACGACATGTTGGACATCATCCACGCA ATAGTGGACGAGAGGGACTTCTTCGAGATCATGCCCAACTACGCCAAGAACATCGTGGTCGGATTTGCCAGAATGAACGGCCGCACGGTGGGGATTGTGGGCAATCAGCCCAAAGTGGCTTCTG GCTGTTTGGACATCAACTCCTCGGTGAAAGGAGCCCGCTTTGTTCGCTTCTGCGACGCCTTCAACATTCCCATCATCACGTTCGTGGACGTGCCCGGGTTTCTGCCAG GTACGGCTCAGGAGTACGGAGGCATCATCAGACACGGGGCCAAGCTGCTGTACGCCTACGCGGAGGCCACGGTGCCTAAAATAACCGTCATCACCAGAAAG GCTTACGGAGGAGCCTACGATGTAATGAGCTCCAAGCACTTAAGGGGAGACGTGAATTACGCCTGGCCAACGGCTGAAGTTGCCGTCATGGGTGCCAAG GGTGCCGTTCAGATCATCTTCAGAGGAAAGGAAAACCAGGCGGAGGCGGAGGCTGAATACGTGGAGAAGTTTGCCAACCCCTTCCCGGCCGCCGTCAGAG GCTTCGTCGACGACATCATCGAGCCCTCGACCACCCGCAGGAAGATCTGCAGCGACCTGGAGGTGCTGGCCAGCAAGAAGCAGGTCAATCCGTGGAAGAAGCACGCCAACATTCCTCTGTGA